The Pseudomonas triclosanedens genome has a window encoding:
- a CDS encoding alanine/ornithine racemase family PLP-dependent enzyme — translation MRTQDFPCLFVNLTVIRDNTRAMIELCREHGVEPIGVNKLSCEAANVAKAMIEGGIKTIADSRIQNLKKIENLPVDKLLLRLPQISMAHDIVAYSDISLNSEEHTLRALSAAAVAQHKKHRVIIMHDLGDLREGCFDPRETKRLAHLAHEELPGLTLEGLGANLACYGGVEPTTENQQRLVDLAREIEDELGTRLRTISGASSSALFLLMNGGLPEGVNQLRLGASLIMGFGLNDEPIPNTRQDAVRIGVEIIELKDKPSVPEHSTALDAMGRKPVFENLGVHRRALGAIGEQDVSFPQLRPLDPGVKVLGASSDHLILDVTNSKSGYQVGDVVYFSLGYSGVLQCMTSEYVGKQYGYF, via the coding sequence ATGAGAACTCAGGACTTTCCGTGCCTGTTCGTCAACCTGACCGTGATCAGGGACAACACCCGGGCAATGATCGAACTATGTCGAGAACACGGCGTTGAGCCAATCGGCGTAAATAAATTGAGTTGTGAGGCGGCGAATGTTGCAAAAGCGATGATAGAGGGCGGCATAAAGACCATCGCCGACTCCAGGATTCAGAACCTCAAGAAGATTGAAAACCTGCCCGTAGACAAACTTCTCCTGCGCCTTCCGCAAATAAGCATGGCGCATGACATAGTCGCCTACTCCGATATTTCGCTGAATTCCGAAGAACATACCCTGAGGGCTCTTTCCGCTGCGGCGGTTGCCCAGCACAAGAAACACCGCGTGATCATCATGCACGACCTCGGCGACCTGCGCGAAGGCTGCTTCGACCCCCGGGAAACCAAACGCCTGGCCCATCTCGCCCATGAGGAACTGCCCGGCCTGACCCTGGAGGGCCTGGGCGCCAACCTCGCCTGCTATGGTGGTGTGGAGCCGACTACCGAGAACCAGCAGCGGCTGGTCGACCTCGCCCGCGAGATCGAGGATGAACTCGGCACCCGCCTGCGCACCATCTCCGGCGCAAGTTCTTCCGCATTGTTCCTGCTCATGAATGGCGGGCTCCCCGAAGGCGTCAATCAACTACGCCTGGGCGCCTCGCTGATCATGGGCTTCGGCCTGAATGACGAACCCATCCCCAATACCCGCCAGGATGCCGTGAGAATTGGCGTGGAAATCATCGAACTGAAAGACAAACCCTCCGTCCCGGAACACTCCACGGCACTGGATGCGATGGGTAGAAAACCTGTCTTCGAAAATCTTGGAGTACACCGTCGCGCGCTAGGTGCGATTGGCGAGCAAGATGTTTCCTTTCCCCAACTAAGACCGCTTGACCCGGGCGTAAAAGTCCTTGGCGCCAGTTCAGATCACCTGATACTGGATGTAACCAACTCCAAGTCTGGATACCAGGTCGGAGACGTCGTCTATTTCTCCCTTGGATACAGTGGCGTATTGCAGTGCATGACATCCGAATATGTTGGAAAGCAATACGGTTACTTTTAA
- a CDS encoding autotransporter outer membrane beta-barrel domain-containing protein, producing the protein MSIHTSRSGIALPDARYSALFLAVTSALAILPGGSALAACGTLATSTYTASQTCTPTAGSAGSLSTQAGTVIRNSTGVSLLERTTNADATLLLDGTTIEHTPTTAANGVLVQILGTAAQSTASVQLIGSASSVQVSGAGLDGIGISNASLGPSSFSVANGTGLNIRNTVGGSEHDGIDINASGGGDISFQHNGLGSITTYGGNNIWLKAIGSGNVNATVGSAVSLTVDNNDPLSAGDPNIGDESNPTAGTGNHAGVHTRAVNGNTTVNNAAVIRGMGTNAFGIFTEGGAGNTSLTNTGSINTNGTNGFGIRSIATSGSINVVNSGNITTTGEGGHGIYVNDNVGATGNISIQNDGLLEVGATPNSAGSRAINVMKRGTGSTTVTGKGDIRVHGGINSSRAYGIIIAATDRILVDYSGNISASGPGAGGIRADSTGSDVRVNYTGNSIETFNSNANGIYATTTQGTVQINATGSITTHSATDAGEGRGVLSFGLQAQSSNDDVSVTFTGSRIDVNGSGAAIFAGTTYASGNGQGAIMVDNSGELIARGNSQRGIRTLSVTGDQHIVNRGAITTQGDVDSQGILALASGAASITVENSGNITTRGSIASGINALTQGGSASVSNSAAILGGWGSSTGVSLAGETQTLANTGSIGALSDRAVLGDASGPDATVTIDNGGLIVGSVNAATSQVSVANKGAWTLRNYADSNGDGSRDTWGVALSNLGSASGNLVDNSGTLTLAAQPASGIQAFDSTGAYLPLGQSANQPTQGGAVQGQLLGVGSFSNSGTIDLTGGAKAVGNVLLISNAQVAGSSGGGVFVSNGGRLVLNTELNEGGANSRSDMLVVDSTSTGSGGATGLLVNNVGGRGELTEGNGIAVVNLLDSSPAASDPGAFSLARRVVAGPYEYQLYRGAEDGSGTDTWYLRSDIEPTPPAPPEPHHHTPNFRPEVSLYGAIPALALVYGRTMVDTLHERVGEERPNAWDSPVDKDEATWGPSMGWGRVIYRSGKQDGDRKDAVGNTPQYNYDLTAFQVGADLYRKERTDGSHDQAGFSLGVGSMDAGVSHYTGRSAGDDTLRAYSLGGYWTHFGPEGWYLDGVLQASRYEIEARPNQLSKLKTRGWGYTASLEGGYPYEADKDLWVEPQAQVIYGYIDLDDSDDIGADVRFRDVESLIGRLGIRIAKDWETEGSDKTRRRTQGWIRPSVWHEFKGQPKTEFSSQSGYIPFEANIDGTWGEVNLGVDYQASERTTFTVSAGYREAFDGDSHGYDAMLGFKYWF; encoded by the coding sequence ATGTCGATTCACACTTCACGCAGTGGTATTGCACTGCCGGACGCCCGCTACAGTGCCTTGTTCCTGGCCGTTACCAGTGCCTTGGCCATCCTTCCCGGCGGATCGGCCCTCGCCGCCTGCGGCACACTCGCCACCAGCACCTACACCGCCAGCCAGACCTGCACGCCAACCGCCGGAAGCGCGGGCAGCCTCAGCACCCAGGCCGGTACGGTCATCCGCAACTCGACCGGTGTAAGCCTTCTCGAACGCACCACCAACGCCGACGCCACGCTCCTGCTCGACGGCACGACGATCGAGCACACGCCCACCACGGCGGCCAACGGCGTGCTGGTGCAGATCCTGGGAACGGCGGCGCAGAGCACCGCCAGCGTCCAACTGATCGGCAGCGCCAGTAGCGTACAGGTCAGCGGCGCTGGGCTGGACGGTATCGGCATCAGCAACGCCAGCCTCGGCCCGTCGAGCTTCTCGGTGGCCAACGGGACCGGCCTGAACATCCGCAACACCGTCGGCGGCAGCGAACACGACGGTATCGACATCAACGCCAGCGGGGGTGGCGATATCAGCTTCCAGCACAACGGTCTTGGCAGTATCACCACCTACGGCGGCAACAACATCTGGCTGAAGGCCATCGGCAGCGGCAACGTGAACGCCACGGTGGGCTCGGCCGTCAGCCTCACGGTCGACAACAATGACCCGCTGTCGGCGGGCGACCCGAATATCGGTGACGAAAGCAACCCCACGGCGGGTACCGGCAACCATGCCGGCGTGCATACCCGCGCAGTGAACGGCAACACCACGGTGAACAACGCCGCCGTCATTCGTGGCATGGGCACCAACGCCTTCGGCATCTTCACCGAGGGTGGCGCCGGCAATACCAGCCTGACCAACACCGGCAGCATCAACACCAACGGCACCAATGGCTTCGGTATTCGCTCGATCGCCACCAGCGGCAGCATCAACGTCGTCAACAGCGGCAACATCACCACCACCGGCGAAGGTGGTCACGGCATCTACGTCAACGACAACGTAGGTGCGACCGGCAACATCAGCATCCAGAACGATGGACTCCTGGAAGTCGGGGCCACGCCCAATTCGGCCGGTTCCCGCGCCATCAACGTGATGAAACGCGGCACCGGGAGCACCACGGTGACCGGCAAGGGCGACATCCGCGTGCACGGCGGGATCAACTCCTCGCGCGCCTACGGCATCATCATCGCCGCGACGGACAGGATCCTCGTCGACTACAGCGGCAACATCAGCGCCAGCGGCCCGGGGGCAGGAGGTATCCGCGCGGACTCCACGGGAAGCGATGTGCGGGTCAACTACACCGGCAACAGCATCGAGACCTTCAACAGCAACGCCAACGGCATCTATGCCACGACCACCCAGGGAACCGTGCAGATCAACGCCACGGGCAGCATCACCACCCACTCCGCCACCGACGCAGGAGAAGGGCGCGGCGTTCTTTCCTTCGGCCTGCAGGCGCAGAGCAGCAATGATGACGTGAGCGTCACCTTCACTGGCTCGCGCATCGACGTGAACGGCAGCGGCGCGGCGATCTTCGCCGGCACGACCTACGCCTCCGGCAACGGCCAGGGCGCCATCATGGTGGACAACAGCGGCGAGCTGATTGCCCGCGGCAACTCCCAGCGCGGTATCCGTACCCTGTCGGTGACTGGCGACCAGCACATCGTCAACCGTGGCGCGATCACCACCCAGGGCGACGTCGACAGCCAGGGCATCCTCGCCCTGGCGTCGGGCGCGGCCAGTATCACGGTCGAGAACAGCGGCAACATCACCACCCGCGGCAGCATTGCCTCCGGCATCAACGCCCTGACCCAGGGCGGCTCCGCCAGCGTCAGCAACAGCGCGGCGATCCTCGGCGGCTGGGGCAGCAGCACCGGCGTATCCCTCGCTGGGGAAACCCAGACACTGGCCAATACCGGCTCCATCGGCGCACTGAGCGACCGCGCCGTGCTGGGCGACGCCAGCGGCCCGGATGCAACGGTGACGATCGACAACGGCGGCCTGATCGTCGGCTCAGTCAATGCCGCCACCTCCCAGGTCAGCGTCGCCAACAAGGGCGCCTGGACCCTGCGCAACTATGCCGACAGCAACGGCGACGGCAGCCGCGATACCTGGGGCGTGGCGCTCAGCAACCTGGGCAGCGCCAGCGGCAACCTGGTCGACAACAGCGGCACCCTGACCCTCGCAGCCCAACCGGCCAGCGGTATCCAGGCTTTCGACAGCACCGGCGCCTACCTGCCGCTGGGGCAATCCGCCAACCAGCCGACCCAGGGCGGCGCGGTGCAAGGCCAACTGCTGGGCGTGGGCAGCTTCAGCAACAGCGGCACCATCGACCTGACCGGCGGCGCAAAGGCCGTCGGCAACGTGCTGCTCATCAGCAACGCCCAGGTAGCCGGTAGCTCTGGCGGAGGCGTGTTCGTCTCCAACGGCGGCCGCCTGGTGCTCAACACCGAGCTGAACGAAGGCGGCGCCAACAGCCGTTCCGACATGCTGGTGGTGGACTCGACCAGCACCGGCAGCGGCGGCGCCACAGGGCTGCTGGTGAACAACGTCGGCGGCCGCGGCGAACTCACCGAGGGCAACGGCATCGCCGTGGTCAACCTGCTGGACTCCTCCCCCGCGGCCAGCGACCCCGGTGCCTTCAGCCTGGCCCGGCGGGTCGTCGCCGGGCCCTATGAATACCAACTGTATCGCGGCGCGGAAGACGGCAGCGGCACCGACACCTGGTACCTGCGCTCTGATATCGAACCGACGCCACCGGCTCCGCCGGAGCCCCACCATCACACACCCAACTTCCGCCCCGAAGTCTCGCTCTACGGAGCGATTCCGGCCCTCGCGCTGGTGTATGGGCGCACGATGGTCGACACCCTGCATGAGCGTGTCGGCGAGGAGCGGCCCAATGCCTGGGATTCGCCCGTCGACAAGGACGAGGCGACCTGGGGTCCATCGATGGGCTGGGGCCGGGTGATCTACCGCAGCGGCAAGCAGGACGGCGACCGCAAGGACGCCGTCGGCAACACGCCGCAATACAACTACGACCTGACCGCCTTCCAGGTCGGCGCGGACCTCTACCGCAAGGAGCGTACCGACGGCAGCCACGACCAGGCGGGTTTTTCCCTCGGTGTAGGCAGCATGGACGCCGGCGTCAGCCACTACACCGGGCGCAGTGCCGGCGACGACACCCTGCGCGCCTACAGCCTCGGCGGCTACTGGACGCACTTCGGCCCGGAAGGCTGGTACCTGGACGGCGTACTGCAGGCCAGCCGTTATGAAATCGAGGCACGCCCCAACCAGTTGTCGAAGCTCAAGACCCGAGGCTGGGGCTATACCGCCTCCCTGGAAGGCGGCTATCCCTACGAGGCCGACAAGGACCTGTGGGTCGAGCCACAGGCCCAGGTGATCTATGGCTACATCGACCTGGACGATAGCGACGACATCGGCGCGGACGTACGCTTCCGCGATGTGGAGTCACTTATCGGCCGGCTGGGCATACGCATCGCCAAGGACTGGGAAACCGAAGGCAGCGACAAGACCCGGCGCCGCACCCAGGGCTGGATCCGACCCAGCGTGTGGCACGAATTCAAGGGCCAGCCGAAGACCGAATTCTCCTCGCAATCGGGGTACATCCCATTCGAGGCGAACATCGACGGTACCTGGGGCGAGGTGAACCTGGGCGTGGACTACCAGGCCAGCGAACGCACCACCTTCACCGTCTCGGCCGGCTACCGCGAAGCCTTCGACGGCGACAGCCACGGCTACGATGCCATGCTCGGGTTCAAGTACTGGTTCTGA
- the arcD gene encoding arginine-ornithine antiporter: MTADTSKPIAAATTAQTEGKLKLPALTALVVSALVAAGVFSLPQNMASKAGAGAILIGWGITFVGMLMLAFVFQTLANRKSEIEGGVYGYARAGFGEYMGFNSAWGYWISAWIGNVSYYVVICSALGSFGALGFFGDGTTLSALIVSSILLWSLHFLICRGVQTAALLNLIGTIAKVVPLIMFIVLVALAFKVDTFKIDFWGNAKLGSVLDQVKGIMLVTTWVFIGIEGAAMYSGRAAKKSDVGKATMIGFFISILLFVAASVLSLGVLSQPELAELKNPSTAGVLAAAVGPWGAALMNIGLIVSVGAALLAWTLLSAETAYTAGKDGTMPKFLGKENAKKAPINALLLTNGLTQVFLIIAHFEQAGYLALLLLATSMILIPYFLSGLYALKVAVQKDGYKAGEGHAVTRDIIIGALATLYGAWLVYAAGLEYLLLSMILYAVGIAFYIWARKEKGAQIFKPVEVVLALLVVGAGVYASYLLSTGVLSLT, encoded by the coding sequence ATGACCGCCGACACAAGCAAACCGATCGCGGCAGCCACCACTGCCCAGACCGAAGGCAAACTCAAACTCCCGGCGCTGACAGCCCTGGTCGTCAGCGCACTCGTCGCCGCCGGCGTATTTTCCCTGCCACAGAACATGGCATCCAAGGCCGGTGCAGGCGCGATCCTGATCGGCTGGGGCATCACCTTCGTTGGCATGCTGATGCTTGCTTTCGTGTTCCAGACACTGGCCAACCGCAAAAGTGAAATCGAAGGTGGCGTCTACGGCTATGCCCGCGCCGGCTTCGGCGAATACATGGGCTTCAATTCGGCCTGGGGCTACTGGATTTCCGCCTGGATCGGCAACGTCTCCTACTACGTGGTGATCTGCTCGGCGCTCGGCTCGTTCGGCGCCCTGGGCTTCTTCGGCGACGGCACTACCCTGTCAGCGCTGATCGTCAGCTCGATCCTGCTCTGGAGCCTGCACTTCCTGATCTGCCGTGGCGTACAGACCGCCGCGCTGCTCAACCTGATCGGCACTATCGCCAAGGTGGTCCCGCTGATCATGTTCATCGTGCTGGTCGCACTGGCTTTCAAGGTCGATACCTTCAAGATCGACTTCTGGGGCAACGCGAAGCTCGGTTCGGTGCTGGACCAGGTGAAAGGCATCATGCTGGTGACCACCTGGGTGTTCATCGGCATTGAAGGCGCTGCGATGTATTCCGGCCGCGCCGCGAAGAAATCCGATGTGGGCAAGGCCACAATGATCGGCTTCTTCATCTCCATCCTGCTGTTCGTCGCGGCTTCCGTGCTGTCCCTCGGCGTTCTTTCCCAGCCGGAACTGGCAGAGCTGAAAAACCCTTCCACCGCTGGAGTTCTGGCCGCCGCCGTCGGCCCCTGGGGCGCCGCCCTCATGAACATCGGCCTGATCGTTTCCGTGGGTGCCGCCCTGCTGGCGTGGACCCTGCTGTCGGCTGAAACCGCCTACACGGCGGGCAAGGACGGCACCATGCCGAAGTTCCTCGGCAAGGAGAACGCCAAGAAGGCGCCGATCAACGCACTGCTGCTCACCAACGGCCTGACCCAGGTGTTCCTGATCATCGCCCACTTCGAACAGGCCGGTTATCTCGCCCTGCTCCTGCTGGCTACTTCGATGATCCTGATTCCGTACTTCCTCAGTGGTCTGTACGCACTGAAGGTGGCTGTGCAGAAGGATGGCTACAAGGCTGGCGAAGGCCATGCCGTCACCCGCGATATCATCATCGGCGCGCTGGCCACGCTCTACGGCGCCTGGCTGGTCTATGCCGCCGGCCTGGAATACCTGCTGCTGTCGATGATCCTCTACGCGGTGGGCATCGCGTTCTACATCTGGGCACGGAAAGAAAAAGGTGCGCAGATCTTCAAGCCGGTGGAAGTGGTCCTGGCGCTGCTGGTGGTCGGTGCCGGTGTCTATGCGTCCTACCTGTTGTCGACTGGTGTGCTTTCCCTCACCTGA